Genomic window (Streptomyces liliiviolaceus):
ACCGGGTGGACTTCGCCGAGGGCGTGGACCGCGTACGTCTGAGGACCGCCGACGGGACGTACCTGAGCGTGCCGCGGGCGGACGACGCGGGCGAGGAGGTCCGCGGGGCCGAGGGCGCGCTGGATCCGGCCCTTCTCGCGGGCCGCACCGATCTGCCGCCGCTCACCGCCGACGGCGTGGGCACCGAGCTGGCGCTGATCGACTGGGGCGAGGGCGTCCTGACGCTCCGCGCTCCCGACGGCCGGTACCTCTCGGTCGCCGAGGACGGTTTCGTGCGCGCCTCGGCGGACCAGCCGGGCGGCTGGGTCGTGCAGGAGACGTTCCGGCTGGAACCCCGGGGCTCCCGAGAGGGCGGGCACGGGAACGGGCACGGGAACGGGCACCTCCTCCAGCACGTCGGCACGGGTCGCTACGTCTCTGTGACCGCCGACGGCGTAAAGGTTGCCGACGAGAATCCGACGGTCCTGGAGCTGGAGTTCACCGAGCGCGGCGAGGACGCGGTGGCGCACGCGGCGGCCTGCGCCGACGTCGTCGTCGTGGTCGTGGGCAACGACCCGCACATCAACGGGCGCGAGACGGAGGACCGCACGACCCTCGCCCTCCCGGCCCACCAGCGACGGCTTCTGGACGCGGCACGGGCCGCGAACCCGCGCACGGTCCTGGTCGTCACGTCCTCGTACCCCTACGCGTTCGACCCCACCGACCTGCCCGCCGTCCTGTGGACGGCCCACGGCGGCCAGGCGGCCGGCGCCGCGCTGGCCCGTGTGCTGGCGGGGGACGTCTCCCCGGCGGGCCGGCTGCCCCAGACCTGGTACGCCTCGGACGCGGATCTGCCCGGCCTCCTCGACTACGACGTGATCGGCGGACGCCAGACGTATCTGTACTTCGAGGGGACCCCGCTCTTCCCGTTCGGCCACGGCCTGTCGTACGCGTCGTTCGCGTACGCGGACCTGGCGGCGCGGGCCGACGAGGAGTCCGCGCGGGTCACCTTCACGGTCACCAACACCGGCGACACGGCGGCCGACGAGGTGGCCCAGCTCTACGGCCGCCCCGTCTCACCCTCGGTGCCACGCCCCCGCCGCGAACTGCTGGCGCACCGCCGCGTCCACCTTCCCCCGGGCGCCGCCACGGAACTGTCCTTCGAACTCCCGCTCTCCGCCTTGGAGTTCTGGGACGTCGCACACGGCGGCCGGCGGCTGGAACCCGGCGGGTACGAACTCCTCGCGGGCGCGTCCGCCGAGGACATCCGCCTGAGCGCGACGATCGACCCGGCCGGTACGCCTCCCGCCCCGCGCCCGGTCCTCGAACGCGGCCTGCGCTCGGCCGACTTCGACGAGCAGCGGGGCGCGGAGATCGTCGACCGTACGAAGCTGTCGGGCGACGCGGTGACCCCGGCCGGCCTGGACCCGACCCCGGACCCGGCCGGCGGTCACACCGCCGAACTGGTCTACCGGGCCTGCGACTTCGGTCCGGGCGCCCGGTCGGTCACGGTCGAGGTGTCGGGCGAGGGCACCCTCGAACTGGCCCTGGACGACAGCCCGGCGATCGCCCACCTGGACATCGCGCCCACGACGGGTCCGTACGCCCACACCTGCGTCACCAGTCCGTTCGCCGCGTCCGGGGTCCACGACCTGCGGATCGAACTGCGCGGCCCACTGCGGCTCGCGCACGTCGGCTTCTCCGGCTGAGGGCCCGGAGATCACCGACGGCACAGAGAAGGGGCCCGGCCCGGAAGGCAGCGGTGCCGGGCCCCTTCGCCCGGGGGTGAGGGGGGTCACCCCCGGGCTGGATCACCCTTCGGGCTGGTTCACCCCTCGGGCTTGATGAGCCCGCGCTCGTAGGCGCGGATCAGTCGGCGGGGCACGGCGTACTCGCGCCCGTCGACGTGGAAGGGGACGAGATCGGGCGTCGCCGCCTTCCACTGGGACCTGCGGTGCCGGGTGTTGGAACGGGACATCTTGCGCTTCGGGACTGCCATGCCCGGCACACTACATGAAAACGATTGTCACTAGCCATAGGGTCCCGGTGCCCGGTCTCAGAGAGCGAGCCCCGTGAGGACCAGGACGCGCTCGTAGGTGTAGTCGTCCATGGCGAACCGCACGCCCTCGCGCCCGACACCGGACTCCTTGACCCCGCCGTACGGCATCTGGTCGGCGCGGTAGGAGGGCACGTCGCCGATCACCACACCGCCCACCTCCAGCGCCCGGTGGGCCCGGAAGGCGGTCTGCAGGTCATGGGTGAACACCCCGGCCTGGAGCCCGTACTTGGACGCGTTGACGGCGTCGAAGGCCGCGGCCTCGCCGTCCACCTTCTGCACGGTGAGGACGGGCCCGAAGACCTCCTCGCAGGAGATCGTCACATCGGCCGGTACGCCCGCCAGCACGGTCGGCGCGTACGAGGCGCCGTCCCGCTTGCCGCCGGCGAGCAGTTCGGCACCGGCCGCGACGGCCTCGTCGACCCACGACTCGACGCGCTTCGCGGCGTCCTCGCTGACCAGCGGGCCGACATCGGTCGCGTCGTCGGAGGGGTCGCCGGTCACCTGAGCCTCGACCGCGGCGACGATCCGGGGCAGCAGCCGGTCGTACACCGACGCGTCCGCGACGACGCGCTGCACGGAGATGCAGGACTGGCCGCCCTGGTAGTTGCTGAAGGTCGCGATGCGGGTGGCGGCCCGGTCCAGGTCCTGGTCGCTCGCCCAGTCGGCGAGCACGACGGCCGCGCCGTTGCCGCCCAGCTCCAGGGTGAGGTGCTTGCGCGGTACGGAGTCCATGATCGCGTAACCGACCTTGTCGGACCCGGTGAAGGAGATGACGGGCAGCCGCTCGTCCTGCACCAGCGCGGGCATCTTGTCGTTGGCCACGGGCAGCACGGACCAGGAGCCGGCCGGGAGGTCCGTCTCGGCCAGCAGCTCGCCGATGACCAGACCGCTCAGCGGGGTCGCGGGGGCGGGCTTCAGGATGATGGGCGCGCCCGCCGCGATGGCCGGGGCGATCTTGTGGGCGCACAGGTTGAGCGGGAAGTTGAAGGGCGCGATGCCGAGCACGACGCCCTTCGGGAAGCGCCGGGTGAGGGCGAGCCGGCCCTGGCCGCCGAGGTCGGTGTCGAGCCGCTGGGCCTCGCCGCCGTTGAACCGGCGGGCCTCCTCGGCCGCGAACCGGAACACGGACACCGCCCGGCCGACCTCGCCGCGGGCCCACTTGAGCGGCTTGCCGTTCTCGGCGGAGATGAGCCGGGCGATCTCCTCGGTCCGCTCCACGAGGCGCTTGCTCACGTGGTCGAGGGCGGCGGCCCGTACGTGGGCCGGGGTGGCGGCGAACTCGTCGCGCACGGCGTGGGCGGCGGCGACGGCCTCCTCGACCTGCGCGTCACTCGGCACGCCGACCTTGCCGACGAGGCGCCCGTCCCAGGGCGAGGTGACGTCGAAGGTGGCCTCACCGGTGGCCTGGCGGCCGGCGAGCCAGAAGGCATGGGTGGAAGTCATCAGGTCCCCGCCCCTTCCATGAAGTAGGTCAACTACTGGACGCCCCCACGGTAGGCCTGCCGGCGTCGCGACCCACTTGTCCACGACGGAGCACTCCCTGCGGGTATGGCTCCACTTCGTCAAGGGGGTCTGCCATTCAGGGGCGCGGGGAACTGCGCGACCAGCCCCCACCGTCCTGCAGCTCAAAGATTGCGCCGTTCCCCGCGCCCCTGGGGGGCGGGGGCTTGGGTGGTACGTCGGCCGGAGGTCGGTGGGGGCTGAGCGCGCAGTTCCCCGCGCCCCCAGGGGGAGGGGGCTTGGGTCGTTCGTCGGGCGGAGGTCGGTGGGGGTTGAGCGCGCCGTTCCCCGCGCCCCTAAGGGGGCGGGAGCTCGGGCGGATCGTCGACCGCGGGTCGGTGGGGGGGTAGCGCGCCGTTCCCCCGCGCACCTGGGGGCGCCTTCAGGGGGCGCGGGGAACTGCGCGATCTTTTAGGGGCGCGGGGAACTGCGCAAAAGCCCCAGCCCCCGCCCACCCGCACCCATCGACAGCCCCGGCCGAAGCCGGCCTACTCCCCCGCGGACGCCGACACGGCAGCCGTCGCCTTCAGTGCCAGCCACAACTCCATCCGCACATCCGGATCGTCCAGGGACCGCCCGAGGATCTCCTCGACCCGCCGCATCCGGTACCGCAACGTGTGCCGATGCACCCCCAGATCCGCCGCGGCCGCGTCCCACTGCCCGTGTCGCGACAGCCACGCCCGCAGCGAGGCGACCAGATCCCCCCGCCCGGTCGCGTCGTGCTCGTGCAGCGCCCGCAGCAGCCCGTCCGCGAACGCCCGCACCGCGTCGTCCGCAAGCAACGGCACCACGGACCCCGTAGCCACCTCTTCGTGCTCCACCAGCACCCGCCCACGCCGTCGCGCAACCGACAGCGCCTGCTCGGCCTGCTTGTAGGCGGCCCCGGCGGCGACCGGACCGGCGGGCGCGGACACGCCCACGA
Coding sequences:
- a CDS encoding glycoside hydrolase family 3 C-terminal domain-containing protein, whose protein sequence is MTAQTPPFRDSQLPFAKRIDDLLSRLTLEERVAMLHQFGPAVERLGIAAFRTGQEALHGVAWMGPATVFPQAVGLGATWNEDLVRRIGEAVSTETRAMRSRDDRVGLNVWAPTVNLLRHPLWGRNEEGYSEDPRLTSAIATAYTRGLRGDHPAYWRTAPVLKHWLAHNNETDRATASSSVRPRVLHEYDLRAFRDTVEAGAVAGVMPAYNLVNGRPNHVSPYLAEQLRAWTDQDLLVCSDAGAPSNLVDSEHYFDTHEQATAAALLAGVDSFTDHGTDSSKIVERVHGALEQGLLTEADIDAAVRRQLSVRFRLGEFDPLLDPYADAKDFDTPAHRALAREAAEQAIVLLKNDGGLLPLTVTVAGEGTPAGESPRIAVVGLLADECKLDWYSGTLIHRSTPLEGLYDRFGADRVDFAEGVDRVRLRTADGTYLSVPRADDAGEEVRGAEGALDPALLAGRTDLPPLTADGVGTELALIDWGEGVLTLRAPDGRYLSVAEDGFVRASADQPGGWVVQETFRLEPRGSREGGHGNGHGNGHLLQHVGTGRYVSVTADGVKVADENPTVLELEFTERGEDAVAHAAACADVVVVVVGNDPHINGRETEDRTTLALPAHQRRLLDAARAANPRTVLVVTSSYPYAFDPTDLPAVLWTAHGGQAAGAALARVLAGDVSPAGRLPQTWYASDADLPGLLDYDVIGGRQTYLYFEGTPLFPFGHGLSYASFAYADLAARADEESARVTFTVTNTGDTAADEVAQLYGRPVSPSVPRPRRELLAHRRVHLPPGAATELSFELPLSALEFWDVAHGGRRLEPGGYELLAGASAEDIRLSATIDPAGTPPAPRPVLERGLRSADFDEQRGAEIVDRTKLSGDAVTPAGLDPTPDPAGGHTAELVYRACDFGPGARSVTVEVSGEGTLELALDDSPAIAHLDIAPTTGPYAHTCVTSPFAASGVHDLRIELRGPLRLAHVGFSG
- the rpmF gene encoding 50S ribosomal protein L32, with amino-acid sequence MAVPKRKMSRSNTRHRRSQWKAATPDLVPFHVDGREYAVPRRLIRAYERGLIKPEG
- a CDS encoding aldehyde dehydrogenase family protein, translated to MTSTHAFWLAGRQATGEATFDVTSPWDGRLVGKVGVPSDAQVEEAVAAAHAVRDEFAATPAHVRAAALDHVSKRLVERTEEIARLISAENGKPLKWARGEVGRAVSVFRFAAEEARRFNGGEAQRLDTDLGGQGRLALTRRFPKGVVLGIAPFNFPLNLCAHKIAPAIAAGAPIILKPAPATPLSGLVIGELLAETDLPAGSWSVLPVANDKMPALVQDERLPVISFTGSDKVGYAIMDSVPRKHLTLELGGNGAAVVLADWASDQDLDRAATRIATFSNYQGGQSCISVQRVVADASVYDRLLPRIVAAVEAQVTGDPSDDATDVGPLVSEDAAKRVESWVDEAVAAGAELLAGGKRDGASYAPTVLAGVPADVTISCEEVFGPVLTVQKVDGEAAAFDAVNASKYGLQAGVFTHDLQTAFRAHRALEVGGVVIGDVPSYRADQMPYGGVKESGVGREGVRFAMDDYTYERVLVLTGLAL